From one Amycolatopsis sp. FDAARGOS 1241 genomic stretch:
- a CDS encoding alpha/beta fold hydrolase, with amino-acid sequence MPNHAGEAYDWIGFDPRGVGSSKPAVMCDGSYFSSACPPYVPATPQLERTWLAKTEGYAKACAKNGAILDHLKTTDVAQDTDSLRVALGERRINYYGFSCSTYLCQVYSTLYPGHVRRMVLDGNVDPRKVRYQADLDQDVAFDRNIKITASGSRSTTRSTTSATPVPPWRSGGTTSRRSWSARPRAASSVATSGPTGRRSRSSTTTPTRPVTTTDAPCTAPSNARTCSGRRTGTAGASTIRKPTSARRSRRGGTRGSPRLAGTGPRRRATR; translated from the coding sequence GTGCCGAACCACGCCGGCGAGGCCTACGACTGGATCGGGTTCGACCCGCGCGGCGTCGGCTCCAGCAAACCGGCCGTGATGTGCGACGGGAGCTACTTCTCCTCCGCCTGCCCGCCGTACGTGCCCGCCACCCCGCAGCTCGAGCGCACCTGGCTTGCGAAGACCGAGGGTTACGCGAAGGCGTGCGCGAAGAACGGCGCGATCCTCGACCACCTCAAGACCACGGACGTCGCGCAGGACACGGACAGCCTCCGCGTGGCGCTGGGGGAGAGGCGGATCAACTACTACGGCTTCTCCTGCAGCACTTACCTCTGCCAGGTCTACAGCACGTTGTACCCGGGACACGTGCGCCGCATGGTGCTCGACGGCAACGTCGACCCGCGGAAGGTTCGGTACCAGGCCGACCTCGACCAGGACGTGGCGTTCGACCGCAACATCAAGATCACTGCGAGTGGCTCGCGAAGTACGACACGGTCTACCACCTCGGCAACACCGGTGCCGCCGTGGAGAAGCGGTGGTACGACCAGCAGAAGAAGCTGGAGCGCGCGCCCGCGGGCGGCGTCATCGGTGGCGACGAGTGGACCGACTGGCCGACGCTCGCGAAGCTCTACGACAACACCAACCCGCCCGGTGACGACAACGGATGCGCCGTGTACAGCGCCGTCCAATGCGCGGACATGCAGTGGCCGGCGAACTGGCACCGCCGGCGCCTCGACAATTAGAAAACCTACTTCCGCGCGCCGTTCGAGACGTGGGGGAACGCGTGGTTCACCGCGCCTTGCCGGAACTGGCCCGCGAAGGCGGGCAACCCGGT